One region of Cryptosporangium phraense genomic DNA includes:
- a CDS encoding S8 family peptidase, translated as MSFATEIDQRILRDPAAGRQQAAELARMGRDEQQLRHAQRTLTDRREGLRSEDARHVPIDHLDTGAGPVGLIARGEVLVAGEESATERTILASAGFGLVSGLDGLRRYLKPGAPVDDVVAVIGRLTEAESIAAPNYVIVAGHTVKAAAPGEIRAGIVLKSVLTPGEITAGIVMKTAMCAGGPRPTTSEPPARRTDDDRGTGVRVAVLDTTIDPSDVFALHGLLSDVTVDSPPAVDGPDLDTAAGHGAFVAALVRQVAPAAAVQVLPVLAGDGLGTEYALCEALHRLAAAPTPPHLVNLSLSAATAGDAVPVGLPRALDALLARHPETVVVAAAGNNGSDVAPWPAAHRDVVAVAAVDADGEPAAYSNRGEWVDFSAPADGVVSAYPAGSGFAAWTGTSFAAPQVVGALAGKIGDGQTGPEALAALRAESSPRPNVGHVL; from the coding sequence ATGTCGTTCGCCACCGAGATCGACCAACGGATCCTGCGCGACCCGGCCGCCGGGCGGCAGCAGGCCGCGGAGCTCGCCCGGATGGGCCGGGACGAGCAGCAGCTCCGGCACGCGCAGCGCACCCTGACCGACCGGCGCGAAGGCCTGCGCTCCGAGGACGCCCGGCACGTCCCGATCGACCACCTCGACACCGGCGCCGGGCCGGTCGGGCTGATCGCCCGGGGCGAGGTGCTCGTCGCCGGGGAGGAGTCCGCCACCGAGCGGACGATTCTGGCGTCGGCCGGGTTCGGCCTGGTGTCCGGTCTCGACGGTCTGCGCCGGTACCTCAAGCCCGGCGCGCCGGTCGACGACGTCGTCGCGGTGATCGGCCGGTTGACCGAAGCCGAGTCGATCGCGGCCCCGAACTACGTCATCGTGGCCGGTCACACCGTCAAGGCCGCGGCGCCCGGCGAGATCCGGGCCGGGATCGTGCTCAAGTCGGTGCTCACGCCCGGCGAGATCACCGCGGGCATCGTCATGAAGACCGCGATGTGCGCCGGCGGCCCCCGGCCCACCACCTCCGAGCCGCCCGCCCGGCGCACCGACGACGACCGGGGCACCGGCGTCCGCGTCGCGGTGCTCGACACCACGATCGACCCGTCCGACGTGTTCGCCCTCCACGGCCTCCTCTCCGACGTCACCGTCGACAGCCCACCCGCCGTAGACGGCCCCGATCTCGACACGGCCGCGGGCCACGGCGCCTTCGTCGCCGCCCTGGTGCGCCAGGTCGCGCCCGCGGCCGCCGTCCAGGTGCTTCCGGTCCTGGCCGGCGACGGGCTCGGCACCGAGTACGCGCTCTGCGAGGCACTGCACCGGCTCGCCGCCGCGCCCACCCCGCCGCACCTGGTCAACCTGTCGCTCTCGGCCGCGACGGCCGGTGATGCGGTCCCGGTCGGCCTGCCCCGCGCGCTCGACGCGCTGCTCGCCCGGCATCCGGAGACCGTCGTCGTGGCCGCGGCCGGCAACAACGGCTCCGACGTCGCCCCCTGGCCGGCCGCGCACCGGGACGTCGTCGCCGTGGCCGCCGTGGACGCGGACGGCGAGCCGGCCGCGTACAGCAACCGGGGCGAGTGGGTCGACTTCAGCGCACCGGCCGACGGGGTGGTCAGCGCCTACCCGGCCGGCTCCGGCTTCGCGGCCTGGACCGGCACGTCGTTCGCCGCGCCCCAGGTCGTCGGCGCGCTGGCCGGGAAGATCGGCGACGGGCAGACCGGACCCGAGGCGCTGGCCGCGCTCCGGGCCGAGTCGTCGCCGCGCCCGAACGTCGGCCACGTGCTGTAG
- a CDS encoding ATP-binding cassette domain-containing protein, giving the protein MFAASGVSKTYGAVQALDDVSLDLPPGEVVALVGDNGAGKSTLVKVLSGVVIPDSGTVEQDGAPVRLQSPHDAQRLGIATVHQDLALCENLDVVANLFLGAERHRWSLLRPIRMERAARDLLTSLDVRIRDIRVPVAMLSGGQRQSVAIARALVADPRVVMLDEPTAALGVEQTAQVLDLIRRLRDRGLSVLVISHNLADVTAVSDRIAVLRLGRNNGSFRTADTTPEEVVAAITGGVAVAGSPKDLA; this is encoded by the coding sequence GTGTTCGCCGCCTCCGGCGTCTCGAAGACGTACGGCGCGGTCCAGGCTCTGGACGACGTGAGCCTGGACCTTCCGCCGGGCGAGGTCGTCGCGCTCGTCGGCGACAACGGCGCCGGCAAGTCGACGCTGGTCAAGGTGCTGTCCGGGGTCGTGATCCCGGATTCCGGAACGGTCGAGCAGGACGGCGCGCCGGTGCGCCTGCAGTCCCCGCACGACGCCCAGCGGCTCGGGATCGCGACCGTCCACCAGGACCTCGCGCTGTGCGAGAACCTGGACGTGGTCGCGAACCTGTTCCTGGGCGCCGAGCGGCACCGCTGGTCGCTGCTGCGTCCGATCCGGATGGAACGGGCCGCCCGCGATCTGCTGACCTCGCTCGACGTCCGGATCCGGGACATCCGGGTGCCGGTCGCGATGCTCTCCGGGGGCCAGCGCCAGTCGGTCGCGATCGCGCGCGCCCTGGTCGCCGACCCGCGCGTCGTCATGCTGGACGAACCGACGGCCGCGCTCGGCGTCGAGCAGACCGCGCAGGTCCTCGACCTGATCCGACGGCTGCGGGACCGCGGCCTGTCGGTGCTGGTCATCTCCCACAACCTGGCCGACGTGACCGCGGTCAGCGACCGCATCGCGGTCCTGCGGCTGGGCCGCAACAACGGGAGCTTCCGCACCGCGGACACCACTCCGGAGGAGGTCGTCGCCGCGATCACCGGCGGCGTCGCCGTCGCCGGCTCACCGAAGGACCTCGCATGA
- a CDS encoding ROK family protein, with protein MTDARVLAIDFGGTKIALAAGSADGLPDPIVRLPTLGAAGALQAVHRAFDAARALLRGPAAVGVSTFGVLTDGLVRLAPNVPGWDGLALPALLRDEFGDVPVAIANDVNAGAAAELRWGALRGVDVGLYVNVGTGLAVGLVVGGRVVAGAHGAAGEVGYLRGSDADGYFADGQAPLEDVVSGAALSRRGSALLGRPVTAAELFGLRGRPEVRALLDETIGTLARTIANLCVTIDPARVVLGGGLMGAAEHVVPRVEAELRRAVPFPPELALARFVDDAPLVGALALALEL; from the coding sequence ATGACCGACGCCCGGGTCCTGGCCATCGACTTCGGCGGCACCAAGATCGCGCTCGCGGCGGGCTCGGCCGACGGCCTCCCCGACCCGATCGTGCGGCTGCCGACCCTCGGGGCGGCCGGGGCGCTGCAGGCCGTCCACCGCGCGTTCGACGCGGCCCGCGCGCTGCTGCGCGGTCCGGCCGCGGTCGGCGTGTCGACGTTCGGGGTGCTGACCGACGGCCTGGTGCGGCTGGCGCCCAACGTCCCCGGGTGGGACGGCCTGGCGCTGCCCGCGCTGCTGCGCGACGAGTTCGGGGACGTCCCGGTCGCGATCGCCAACGACGTGAACGCCGGGGCCGCCGCCGAACTGCGCTGGGGTGCGCTGCGCGGGGTCGACGTCGGGCTGTACGTCAACGTGGGCACCGGGCTCGCGGTCGGGCTGGTGGTCGGGGGCCGGGTCGTGGCCGGGGCGCACGGCGCGGCCGGCGAGGTCGGCTACCTCCGCGGGTCGGATGCCGACGGGTACTTCGCCGACGGGCAGGCGCCGCTGGAGGACGTCGTCTCGGGCGCGGCGCTGAGCCGGCGCGGGTCGGCGCTGCTCGGCCGTCCGGTGACGGCGGCGGAGCTCTTCGGGCTGCGGGGGCGGCCGGAGGTCCGGGCGTTGCTGGACGAGACGATCGGGACGCTGGCCCGCACGATCGCGAACCTCTGCGTGACGATCGACCCAGCGCGGGTGGTGCTCGGCGGCGGGCTGATGGGGGCGGCCGAGCACGTCGTGCCGCGGGTGGAGGCCGAGTTGCGTCGTGCGGTGCCGTTCCCGCCGGAGCTGGCGCTCGCCCGGTTCGTGGACGATGCACCGCTGGTCGGCGCGCTGGCGCTGGCGTTGGAGCTGTGA
- a CDS encoding sugar ABC transporter permease, with amino-acid sequence MTTLRLPLPLRRPRPGADLGAWPIAAGLILIAIVFSSLNDRFLSPENLTNLALQMAATGTIALGIIMVVLLGEIDLSAGSVSGLAAVIMTILSVKHGWPPLVAIAAALVGAALIGLLHGWMRTRLGMPSFVVTLAGLIGWQGLMLYLLGRGGTINLPFDGFVAELSDTWLPGWAAWGTVVLIVAVCTGSALIVRRWRAAAGLPATSVIRTALGLGALAVALVVVVLVLSADRGVPLLLVLFAALVVALDLVLQHTLFGRHLYAVGGNAEAARRAGINVTRIRMIAFVAGSTLAAAGGILAASRLSAVNQSSGSSDTLLMAIAAAVIGGTSLFGGRGRAYAALLGIVVIQSITNGMLLLNVDSSVRLMVTAAVLAVAIALDSVPRRDQLG; translated from the coding sequence ATGACGACGCTCCGCCTGCCGCTGCCGCTGCGACGCCCCCGGCCCGGCGCCGACCTCGGGGCCTGGCCGATCGCGGCCGGGCTGATCCTGATCGCGATCGTCTTCAGCTCGCTGAACGACCGGTTCCTGTCGCCCGAGAACCTCACGAACCTGGCCCTGCAGATGGCCGCGACCGGCACGATCGCGCTCGGCATCATCATGGTGGTGCTGCTCGGCGAGATCGACCTGTCGGCCGGCTCGGTCAGCGGCCTGGCCGCGGTGATCATGACGATCCTGTCGGTGAAGCACGGCTGGCCGCCGCTCGTCGCGATCGCGGCCGCGCTGGTCGGGGCCGCGCTGATCGGGCTGCTGCACGGCTGGATGCGCACCCGCCTGGGCATGCCGTCGTTCGTCGTCACGCTGGCCGGGCTGATCGGCTGGCAGGGCCTGATGCTGTACCTGCTCGGCCGGGGCGGGACGATCAACCTGCCGTTCGACGGGTTCGTCGCCGAGCTCAGCGACACCTGGCTGCCGGGCTGGGCGGCCTGGGGAACGGTGGTGCTGATCGTCGCGGTCTGCACCGGCAGTGCGCTGATCGTCCGCCGGTGGCGGGCCGCGGCCGGCCTGCCGGCCACGTCGGTGATCCGGACGGCGCTGGGCCTGGGCGCGCTGGCCGTCGCGCTGGTCGTCGTCGTGCTCGTGCTGTCGGCCGACCGCGGGGTCCCGTTGCTGCTGGTGCTGTTCGCGGCCCTGGTCGTGGCCCTGGACCTGGTGTTGCAGCACACGCTGTTCGGACGCCACCTGTACGCGGTCGGCGGCAACGCCGAGGCGGCCCGGCGGGCGGGCATCAACGTGACCCGGATCCGGATGATCGCGTTCGTCGCCGGATCCACGCTGGCCGCGGCCGGCGGCATCCTGGCCGCCAGCCGGCTCTCGGCCGTCAACCAGAGCTCGGGCAGCAGCGACACGCTGCTGATGGCGATCGCCGCGGCCGTGATCGGCGGGACGTCGCTGTTCGGCGGGCGGGGACGGGCCTACGCGGCGCTGCTCGGCATCGTCGTGATCCAGTCGATCACCAACGGCATGCTGCTGCTCAACGTGGACTCGTCGGTGCGCCTGATGGTGACCGCCGCGGTTCTCGCGGTCGCGATCGCCTTGGATTCGGTGCCGCGCCGAGACCAGCTCGGATGA